From the genome of bacterium:
AATTGGTTTTTTGATTTCTCTAAGTCGTCGTCTGAAAAAACTGGCAGTTTTCTGGGCAATCCTCGTTTTTACCTTAATCTCCGTCACCGGCTACTACGGCGGCATACTCGCACACTGAGTTTCAACTTTTAACGAGTTTTAGCGTTTCTTGCCAGGCCCATCTGGTAATCTTGGTCCTCGCGCCATAAGCATCAAGGTATTCCTGGCGCAAATTCGCTCCCTCTTCGCTCTGAGCATATTTCACGTAAGCCGATTGATTTTGCAATTCGTAGAGCACAAAATATTCAGCTTCTTTAACCCCATCCCCTACTGCACGAAATTTTCTTACTTGAATGAAACCAGGCTGAGCAAGCACTTTCGGGATATGCACCTTGTTATGCCAGCGATTCCATTCTTGTTCTTCCTTCACAGAAATCTTCACGCGCACAACGTACATGAATCTTGCAGCCATATCATCCTCGTCTTCGGAAAATTATACACCCCATGGACAACATGATTGGTTGTCAGCCATAATGTAGGACTTATCTATCATGATACTGAATGAGATGCTTGGACTGATTCCGCTTCTTTACGCGGGACCCGATCAACTGATGCCGATCGCATCTATCATCGGCAGCCTCATAGGAATTCTCCTGATCTGGTGGCGCGCAATCTTAGGCGCCGTCCGCAAGACCTGGAAGTCTTTTAGAAAAAGTAACCAGTGACTGGTGGCCAGTGACCAGTAAAGTTATTGTCATTGGACTCGATGGCTTTGAACCAAAAATTGTAGATTCGCTGATTTCTGATAAGCGTCTACCGAATCTCGCGAAACTTTTTTACAGCCGCATTCAAACGACCAATCCTGCGCTTACACCAGTGGCATGGTCTACGTTTGCGACAGGAGTCAACCCTGCAGAACATGGAATCTTTGATTTCGTGCGGCGCGATCCCCGGACTTACTTGCCCGATCTATCTTTAACCCGGTACGAACAGAAAAGTTCGTTTCTTCCGCCAAAGGTTGTGAATCTGCGCGGTGGAATTCCTTTCTGGCATTTTCTATCGAAAGAAGGAATCCCTTCAGTCATCCTGCGTTGTCCTTGCACTTATCCACCGGACAATCTGGAGGGCAGAATGCTCTCGGGGATGGGAGTTCCCGATTTGCGGG
Proteins encoded in this window:
- a CDS encoding DUF4286 family protein, which translates into the protein MAARFMYVVRVKISVKEEQEWNRWHNKVHIPKVLAQPGFIQVRKFRAVGDGVKEAEYFVLYELQNQSAYVKYAQSEEGANLRQEYLDAYGARTKITRWAWQETLKLVKS